The Oceanibaculum nanhaiense genome includes a region encoding these proteins:
- a CDS encoding alkaline phosphatase family protein: MPLMPVLSYLLLALGLSWLVALPFRMPTYWPTHLVAFSVEALAVLAALALVPALRGKRARHLAAALAALVTVLALGDLMVRLALNRPLNLALDLPLIRALHDLAIGSFGLWGGLAALLGLFLLPVAAYGLVLRAARSVQRLGRHPGVKAVALLLALTGVTVQTLQRERPDYFGTYWPASTSAGVALVSQWTQYRELQTSEPAFRAAEAEDSLQDIPRNRLLAGLKGADVLLGFVESYGESALTNPLYAPRITARLERFAATAEAAGLQAVSGWLVAPMAGGQSWLAHASVLSGLTIDSQQRYDLLTTGNRRTLERYFAKAGYRTIAYEPAITRPWPAGGFFGFDATLTAGEMGYAGPAYGWKTMPDQYTLHRFEQDERRLPPGGRPPVFAKFSLIDSHAPFTPLAPLVEDWERLGDGSLFRDLPREGGDPEALWQDTGRIRLAYAVALDRALAVLQAYAARHADDRTLLILLGDHQPPGFIAGDTGSRAVPVHVLSGDPALLRPFLDWDFRPGMIPDPAAPRRPMAAFRDFLVDSFSPLDDRRIAQDRTAPVELDAARQSN; this comes from the coding sequence ATGCCCCTGATGCCCGTTCTGTCCTACCTGCTGCTCGCCCTCGGCCTTTCCTGGCTGGTGGCGCTGCCGTTCCGCATGCCTACCTACTGGCCGACGCATCTGGTCGCTTTCTCGGTCGAAGCGCTGGCGGTGCTGGCGGCCCTTGCGCTGGTGCCGGCGCTGCGCGGAAAGCGGGCGCGGCATCTGGCAGCAGCGCTGGCGGCGCTGGTTACCGTGCTGGCACTGGGCGACCTGATGGTCCGGCTGGCACTGAACCGGCCCCTGAATCTGGCCCTCGACCTGCCGCTGATCCGCGCGCTGCATGACCTCGCCATCGGCAGCTTCGGCCTGTGGGGCGGGCTGGCGGCGTTGCTGGGCCTCTTTCTGCTGCCGGTGGCTGCCTATGGGCTTGTCCTGCGGGCGGCGCGGTCGGTACAGCGTCTGGGCCGGCATCCCGGCGTGAAGGCCGTGGCGCTGCTGCTGGCACTGACCGGCGTCACCGTGCAGACATTGCAACGCGAACGTCCCGACTATTTCGGCACCTACTGGCCGGCCTCGACCAGCGCCGGCGTGGCGCTTGTCAGCCAATGGACGCAATACCGCGAGCTGCAGACGAGCGAACCTGCCTTCCGCGCCGCCGAGGCCGAGGACAGTTTGCAGGATATCCCCCGCAACCGGCTGCTGGCCGGGCTGAAGGGCGCGGACGTGCTGCTGGGTTTTGTCGAATCCTATGGCGAAAGCGCGCTCACCAACCCGCTCTACGCTCCGCGCATCACGGCCCGGCTGGAGCGTTTCGCCGCGACGGCGGAGGCCGCCGGCCTGCAGGCGGTGTCGGGCTGGCTGGTGGCGCCGATGGCGGGCGGCCAGTCCTGGCTGGCCCATGCCTCGGTCCTGTCCGGCCTCACCATCGACAGCCAGCAGCGCTACGATTTGCTGACCACCGGAAACCGCCGCACGCTGGAACGCTATTTCGCGAAGGCCGGCTACCGCACCATCGCCTATGAGCCCGCCATCACCCGGCCCTGGCCGGCCGGCGGCTTCTTCGGCTTCGACGCGACACTGACCGCCGGCGAGATGGGCTATGCAGGCCCGGCCTATGGCTGGAAGACCATGCCGGACCAGTACACGCTGCATCGTTTCGAGCAGGATGAGCGCCGCCTGCCGCCGGGCGGGCGCCCGCCGGTCTTCGCCAAATTCTCGCTGATCGACAGCCACGCCCCCTTCACGCCGCTGGCGCCGCTGGTCGAGGACTGGGAGCGGCTGGGCGACGGATCGCTGTTCCGAGATCTGCCCCGGGAGGGCGGCGACCCGGAGGCGCTCTGGCAGGATACCGGCCGCATCCGCCTGGCCTATGCGGTGGCACTGGACCGGGCGCTGGCCGTACTGCAAGCCTATGCCGCACGCCATGCCGATGACCGCACGCTGCTGATCCTGCTGGGCGACCACCAGCCGCCCGGCTTCATCGCCGGCGATACCGGCTCCCGCGCCGTGCCGGTGCATGTGCTGAGCGGCGATCCCGCCCTGCTGCGCCCCTTCCTCGACTGGGACTTCCGTCCGGGCATGATCCCCGACCCCGCCGCGCCGCGCCGGCCGATGGCGGCATTCCGCGATTTTCTGGTGGACTCCTTCAGCCCGCTGGACGACCGGCGGATCGCGCAGGACAGGACGGCCCCGGTTGAACTGGACGCGGCCCGGCAATCCAACTAA
- a CDS encoding GNAT family N-acetyltransferase/peptidase C39 family protein, which yields MALPTDIVSAASALPPLPDSPAIRPATVGDIDALLELETRSFETDRLTRRNFQYLLTRAHAACLLAEDKNGHLLGYVLALFRRGTSLARIYSLAVAAAARGQGVGQALLLAAEQAAIEEDAWLMRLEVRPDNRAATRLYEAAGYRRFGRYLDYYEDHSEALRYQKRLRPYVVPPETRVPYYSQTTDFTCGPAALMMAMKALEPATELGQRLELQLWREATSIFMSSGHGGCGPYGIALAAHRRGFAVDLYVNSEAPFFLDTVRSAEKKRVIQLVSDEFAEQMAETDIAVHQRALTLEEMTVALEQGAIPIVLISLYRMYRENVPHWIVVHAQDERFIYAHDPLVDPDHLDLISDKANMPIPKREFETMARYGRNDLRAAIVLKRREQKGS from the coding sequence ATGGCGTTGCCGACCGATATCGTGTCCGCCGCAAGTGCCCTGCCCCCATTGCCCGACTCGCCCGCGATCCGCCCGGCGACGGTCGGAGATATCGACGCGTTGCTGGAGCTGGAAACACGCAGTTTCGAGACCGACCGGCTGACCCGCCGCAACTTCCAGTACCTGCTGACGCGCGCCCATGCCGCCTGCCTGCTGGCGGAGGACAAGAACGGCCATCTTCTGGGCTATGTGCTGGCGCTGTTCCGGCGCGGCACCTCGCTGGCGCGGATTTATTCGCTGGCGGTCGCGGCGGCGGCGCGCGGCCAGGGTGTCGGCCAGGCGCTGCTGCTGGCCGCCGAGCAGGCCGCCATCGAGGAAGATGCCTGGCTGATGCGCCTTGAGGTCCGGCCCGACAATCGGGCCGCCACCCGGCTGTACGAGGCGGCGGGCTATCGCCGATTCGGGCGCTATCTCGATTATTACGAGGATCACAGCGAGGCGCTGCGCTACCAGAAGCGGCTGCGCCCCTATGTGGTGCCGCCGGAAACCCGCGTGCCCTATTACAGCCAGACCACGGATTTCACCTGCGGCCCCGCCGCCCTGATGATGGCGATGAAGGCGCTGGAGCCGGCGACCGAGCTGGGACAGCGCCTGGAACTGCAGCTCTGGCGCGAGGCGACCTCGATCTTCATGTCGTCGGGCCATGGCGGCTGCGGCCCCTATGGCATCGCGCTGGCGGCGCACCGGCGCGGCTTCGCGGTCGATCTCTATGTCAACAGCGAGGCGCCGTTCTTCCTGGACACCGTGCGCAGCGCGGAAAAGAAGCGCGTCATCCAGCTGGTCTCCGACGAATTCGCCGAACAGATGGCGGAAACCGACATCGCGGTGCATCAGCGCGCGCTGACGCTGGAGGAGATGACGGTGGCGCTGGAACAGGGCGCCATTCCCATCGTTCTGATTAGCCTCTACCGCATGTATCGCGAGAATGTGCCGCACTGGATCGTGGTGCATGCGCAGGACGAGCGTTTCATCTATGCCCACGATCCGCTGGTCGATCCCGACCATCTGGATTTGATCTCCGATAAGGCCAACATGCCGATACCGAAACGCGAATTCGAGACAATGGCGCGGTATGGCCGCAACGATCTGCGTGCCGCCATCGTGCTGAAGCGACGGGAGCAAAAGGGTTCATGA
- a CDS encoding helicase-related protein, giving the protein MTIQPIHPGSNPGQGGPRVTAVLGPTNTGKTYLAIERMLGHSTGMIGFPLRLLARENYDRIARIRGAGQVALITGEEKIVPPHARYFVCTVESMPLDRRVSFLAVDEIQLCADRERGHVFTDRLLNARGLDETMFLGAETIRPLLKRLIPEAHFVTRPRFSTLSYTGYKKVTRLPRRSAVVAFSAADVYSLAELVRRQRGGTAVVLGALSPRARNAQVEMYQAGEVDYLVATDAIGMGLNMDLDHVALARLGKFDGRGPRRLTAPELAQIAGRAGRHMTDGSFGVTAEVASIEEELVEQIETHAFEPLKALTWRASRLDYRSVGSLRRSLEERPPQPFLMRQRDAGDMAALEILSRNEDLLARAQNPATVRLLWDVCQVPDFRKLLTDHHTALLARIFLQLTDGVNGKLSQDWVGKQLEQIDSILGDIETLVERIAHIRTWNYIANRGDWIDDPAHWQERARSIEEKLSDALHERLTQRFVDRRSAVLVKRMKDQDELLAAVRADGEVLVEGHAIGRLEGLSFIVDDKAVGDEAKALRTAARRALASEMPDRVRRLEEMPDTGFRLMPDGRIGWKQQEGDEAAVGRLRRGDSMLKPRLEALGDDLLTPALRDRVETRLTAWLTATIGQALGPLAKALAADVSGTARGLIFQLGEGLGSLPVAPLAPTLKLLQEADRKALARLGVRFGTEAVFFPALLKPKAVALRAVLWSVHTNARPIPHPPPAGRVSVPAEELEAPEGFVPAIGYMAVGPRLLRLDMAERIAATARRLLREGEGGFPPSAEIMSLAGCTAEELPALLAALGYRTVEQKTEDGTAIVIFRKAQHRPKSGPKRKPRAKAAEPATHPERMQPAARADRRKPAKGAKPAPKPAPAAKRPQAFDSPFAALKDLMRK; this is encoded by the coding sequence ATGACCATCCAGCCCATTCATCCCGGCAGCAATCCAGGCCAGGGCGGCCCGCGCGTCACCGCCGTGTTGGGGCCGACCAATACCGGCAAGACCTACCTCGCCATCGAGCGGATGCTGGGGCATTCCACCGGCATGATCGGCTTTCCCCTGCGCCTGCTGGCGCGGGAGAATTACGACCGCATCGCCCGCATCCGCGGCGCCGGGCAGGTGGCGCTGATCACCGGCGAGGAGAAGATCGTCCCGCCGCATGCGCGCTATTTCGTCTGCACCGTGGAATCCATGCCGCTGGACCGGCGGGTCTCCTTCCTCGCCGTCGATGAAATCCAGCTCTGTGCCGACCGCGAGCGCGGCCATGTCTTCACCGACCGGCTGCTGAACGCGCGCGGGCTGGACGAGACCATGTTCCTGGGCGCGGAGACCATCCGCCCGCTGCTGAAGCGGCTGATCCCCGAGGCGCATTTCGTCACCCGGCCGCGCTTTTCGACGCTCAGCTATACCGGCTACAAGAAGGTGACGCGGCTGCCGCGCCGGTCCGCCGTGGTCGCGTTCTCCGCCGCCGACGTCTATTCGCTGGCCGAACTGGTGCGCCGTCAGCGTGGCGGCACGGCGGTTGTGCTGGGCGCGCTCAGCCCGCGTGCGCGCAACGCGCAGGTGGAGATGTACCAGGCTGGCGAGGTCGATTATCTGGTGGCGACCGACGCCATCGGCATGGGGCTGAACATGGACCTCGACCATGTCGCCCTGGCGCGGCTCGGCAAGTTCGACGGGCGCGGCCCGCGCCGCCTGACGGCACCGGAACTGGCGCAGATCGCCGGCCGTGCCGGGCGGCACATGACCGATGGCAGTTTTGGCGTTACCGCCGAGGTGGCGAGCATCGAGGAGGAGCTGGTCGAGCAGATCGAAACCCATGCCTTCGAACCGCTGAAGGCGCTGACCTGGCGGGCCAGCCGGCTGGATTATCGCAGCGTCGGCAGCCTGCGCCGCAGCCTGGAGGAACGGCCGCCGCAGCCCTTCCTGATGCGCCAGCGCGATGCCGGCGACATGGCCGCGCTGGAAATCCTGTCGCGCAACGAGGATCTGCTGGCCCGCGCGCAGAACCCGGCGACCGTGCGGCTGTTGTGGGATGTCTGCCAGGTTCCGGATTTCCGCAAGCTACTGACCGATCACCACACCGCGCTGCTGGCGCGGATATTCCTGCAGCTCACCGATGGCGTGAACGGAAAATTGTCGCAGGACTGGGTCGGCAAGCAGCTGGAGCAGATCGACAGCATTCTGGGCGATATCGAGACGCTGGTGGAGCGCATCGCCCATATCCGTACCTGGAACTACATCGCCAATCGCGGCGACTGGATCGACGATCCGGCGCACTGGCAGGAACGCGCCCGCAGCATCGAGGAGAAGCTGTCCGATGCGTTGCATGAGCGGCTGACGCAGCGTTTCGTGGATCGCCGCAGCGCCGTGCTGGTGAAGCGCATGAAGGATCAGGACGAGCTGCTGGCTGCCGTGCGCGCCGATGGCGAGGTGCTGGTGGAGGGCCATGCCATCGGCCGGCTGGAGGGGCTGAGCTTCATCGTTGACGACAAGGCGGTGGGCGACGAGGCGAAGGCACTGCGCACCGCCGCGCGCCGGGCGCTGGCCAGCGAGATGCCGGATCGTGTTCGCCGGCTGGAGGAGATGCCCGATACCGGTTTCCGGCTGATGCCGGACGGGCGCATCGGCTGGAAGCAGCAGGAAGGCGACGAGGCGGCGGTCGGTCGCCTCAGGCGCGGCGATTCCATGCTGAAGCCGCGTCTGGAGGCGCTCGGCGACGATCTGCTGACACCGGCACTGCGCGATCGGGTGGAGACGCGTCTGACGGCCTGGCTGACCGCGACCATTGGCCAGGCGCTGGGTCCGCTGGCCAAGGCGCTGGCGGCGGATGTCTCCGGTACCGCACGCGGCCTGATCTTCCAGCTGGGCGAAGGGTTGGGCAGTCTGCCGGTTGCACCGCTGGCGCCCACGTTGAAGCTGTTGCAGGAGGCTGACCGCAAGGCGCTGGCGCGGCTCGGCGTGCGCTTTGGAACGGAGGCGGTGTTCTTTCCGGCCCTTTTGAAGCCGAAGGCCGTGGCGCTGCGCGCCGTGCTCTGGTCGGTACATACGAATGCACGGCCGATCCCGCATCCGCCGCCCGCCGGCCGTGTCTCGGTACCGGCGGAAGAATTGGAGGCGCCGGAGGGGTTTGTGCCGGCCATCGGCTATATGGCGGTGGGGCCGCGCCTGCTGCGCCTCGACATGGCCGAACGTATCGCCGCCACCGCCCGCCGGTTGCTGCGCGAGGGAGAGGGTGGCTTCCCGCCGTCAGCGGAGATCATGTCGCTGGCCGGCTGCACGGCGGAGGAACTGCCGGCGCTGCTGGCGGCGCTGGGGTATCGCACGGTCGAGCAGAAAACGGAGGATGGTACGGCCATTGTGATCTTCCGCAAGGCGCAGCACCGTCCTAAAAGCGGGCCAAAGCGCAAGCCGCGCGCGAAGGCTGCGGAACCGGCGACGCATCCCGAACGGATGCAGCCTGCGGCCAGGGCGGACCGGCGCAAGCCAGCTAAGGGCGCGAAGCCTGCGCCTAAGCCCGCACCCGCCGCGAAGCGCCCGCAGGCTTTCGACAGCCCCTTCGCCGCGTTGAAGGATCTGATGCGGAAATGA
- a CDS encoding RimK family protein, with the protein MSDWVIVVDRRADFTGMEEDRAILRTRDYIALPQSLKLQHPKIINLSRSYAYLSQGYYCSLLAEARSHRVLPTVDTILQLRQRSLYSGEIADLEEELNRRVKRLVNPPGESFRLRIAFGYPYDSRFQAFARHVFDRFRCPLLEVTVRHGEWLKITGISALGIDDLDEDQHTLFNWALDQYTRAGWRQPKTRAPAKYTMAVLYNPKEELPPSDPSSLKKLIRVAEGMGVDVELIEKKDYLRLAEYDALFIRETTTIENHTYRFAKKAELEGMPAIDDPTSILRCTNKVYLAELLKANKVPTPKTVVVNAMKSLEELESELAYPMVLKIPDGSFSRGVHKAGDRAELKKISRELLEESDLILAQEFMPTDYDWRVGVLDGEPLFVCQYLMAKKHWQIVKHNADGPATHGGFKSFAIEQAPPEVVDVAVKAARLIGSGLYGVDLKQNERGVFVIEINDNPNLDTGVEDSALKDELWKRLVRWFLKRLEA; encoded by the coding sequence ATGAGCGACTGGGTCATTGTCGTTGACCGCCGGGCCGATTTCACCGGCATGGAGGAGGATCGCGCGATCCTGCGCACGCGCGACTATATCGCCCTGCCGCAGAGCCTGAAGCTGCAGCACCCCAAGATCATCAACCTGTCGCGCAGCTATGCCTATCTCTCCCAGGGCTATTACTGCTCGCTGCTGGCCGAGGCGCGCAGCCACCGGGTGCTGCCGACGGTTGATACCATCCTGCAGCTGCGCCAGCGCAGTCTGTATTCCGGCGAGATCGCCGATCTGGAGGAAGAGCTGAACCGGCGGGTGAAGCGGCTGGTCAACCCGCCCGGCGAATCCTTCCGGCTGCGCATCGCCTTCGGCTATCCCTATGACAGCCGTTTCCAGGCCTTCGCCCGGCATGTGTTCGACCGCTTCCGCTGCCCGCTGCTGGAAGTCACGGTCCGGCATGGCGAATGGCTGAAGATCACCGGCATCAGCGCGCTCGGCATCGACGATCTCGACGAAGACCAGCACACCCTGTTCAACTGGGCGCTGGACCAGTACACCCGCGCCGGCTGGCGCCAGCCGAAGACCCGCGCGCCGGCGAAATACACCATGGCGGTGCTGTACAACCCGAAGGAGGAGCTGCCGCCCTCCGATCCCTCCTCGCTGAAGAAGCTGATCCGCGTCGCCGAGGGCATGGGCGTGGATGTCGAGCTGATCGAGAAGAAGGACTATCTGCGCCTCGCCGAATATGACGCGCTGTTCATCCGCGAAACCACGACCATCGAGAACCACACCTACCGCTTCGCCAAGAAGGCGGAGCTGGAAGGCATGCCGGCGATCGACGATCCGACCTCGATCCTGCGCTGCACCAACAAGGTCTATCTGGCGGAGCTGCTGAAGGCCAACAAGGTGCCGACGCCGAAGACCGTGGTGGTCAACGCCATGAAGAGCCTGGAGGAGCTGGAGAGTGAGCTGGCCTATCCGATGGTGCTGAAGATCCCCGACGGGTCCTTCAGCCGTGGCGTCCACAAGGCCGGCGACCGGGCCGAGCTGAAGAAGATCAGCCGCGAATTGCTGGAGGAATCCGACCTGATCCTGGCGCAGGAATTCATGCCGACCGACTATGACTGGCGCGTCGGCGTACTGGATGGCGAGCCGCTGTTCGTGTGCCAGTATCTGATGGCCAAGAAGCACTGGCAGATCGTGAAGCACAATGCCGACGGGCCGGCGACCCATGGCGGCTTCAAGAGCTTTGCCATCGAGCAGGCGCCGCCGGAAGTGGTGGATGTCGCGGTGAAGGCCGCGCGCCTCATCGGCAGCGGGCTCTATGGCGTCGATCTGAAGCAGAACGAGCGCGGCGTCTTCGTCATCGAGATCAACGACAACCCCAACCTCGATACCGGCGTCGAGGATTCGGCGCTGAAGGACGAGCTGTGGAAGCGCCTCGTGCGCTGGTTCCTGAAACGGCTGGAGGCGTGA
- a CDS encoding KpsF/GutQ family sugar-phosphate isomerase: MPMKTADTTAAPTDLHAEDIAHARRVLEIESQALETLARQLDGPFGSAFCKAADLLAGVKGRVIVTGMGKSGHIARKLAATLASTGTTAYYIHPGEASHGDLGMIGTEDAVIAFSKSGDTTELADILHYAARFRIPLIGVTERAGSSLAEASDAALVLPACPEACPMGLAPTTSTTLMLALGDALAVTLLQRKSFTAADFQVFHPGGKLGKQLLKVKAMMRGLDRLPLSGPDAPMSDVLLGISEHGTGCAGIVDAAGRLAGIITDGDLRRHMAPTLLSETAGAVMTRDPKTIRPDALAAEALAIMNERRITGLFVVGEDGKPQGFVHIHDLLQAGVG; the protein is encoded by the coding sequence ATGCCCATGAAGACCGCCGATACCACCGCCGCGCCCACGGATCTCCATGCCGAGGACATCGCCCACGCCAGGCGCGTGCTGGAGATCGAATCGCAGGCGCTGGAGACGCTGGCGCGGCAGCTCGACGGACCGTTCGGCAGCGCCTTCTGCAAGGCTGCCGACCTGCTGGCCGGCGTCAAGGGCCGGGTGATCGTCACCGGCATGGGCAAATCCGGCCATATCGCGCGCAAGCTGGCGGCGACCCTGGCCTCGACCGGCACCACCGCCTACTACATCCATCCCGGCGAGGCGAGCCACGGCGACCTTGGCATGATCGGCACCGAGGATGCGGTGATTGCCTTCTCCAAATCCGGCGACACCACGGAACTGGCCGATATTCTGCACTATGCCGCGCGCTTCCGGATTCCGCTGATCGGCGTGACCGAGCGCGCCGGCAGCTCGCTGGCCGAGGCGTCCGATGCGGCGCTGGTGCTGCCGGCCTGCCCGGAGGCCTGCCCGATGGGCCTCGCCCCCACCACCTCGACCACGCTGATGCTGGCGCTGGGCGACGCGCTGGCGGTCACGCTGCTGCAGCGCAAGAGCTTCACCGCCGCCGATTTCCAGGTGTTCCATCCGGGCGGCAAGCTGGGCAAGCAGCTGCTGAAGGTGAAGGCGATGATGCGTGGGCTCGACCGGCTGCCGCTGAGCGGCCCCGACGCGCCGATGTCGGACGTGCTGCTGGGCATCAGCGAACATGGCACCGGCTGCGCCGGCATCGTCGATGCGGCGGGCCGGCTGGCCGGTATCATCACCGACGGCGATCTGCGCCGCCATATGGCCCCCACCCTGCTGAGCGAGACGGCGGGCGCGGTCATGACCCGCGACCCCAAGACGATCCGCCCGGACGCGCTGGCCGCCGAGGCGTTGGCGATCATGAACGAGCGCCGCATCACCGGCCTGTTCGTGGTCGGCGAGGATGGCAAGCCGCAGGGCTTCGTGCATATCCACGACCTGCTGCAGGCCGGCGTGGGGTGA
- a CDS encoding RNA-binding S4 domain-containing protein, which produces MSGETIRLDKWLWFARFCKSRTLAAKLCETGKVKLGGKPVGKANQPLRVGDVLTFPLGPHVRVIEVAALGTRRGPATEARTLYADLAPPEAKPPTPPEEQSPAARERGAGRPTKADRRATDRLIDPFE; this is translated from the coding sequence ATGAGCGGCGAGACCATCAGGCTCGACAAATGGCTGTGGTTCGCGCGCTTCTGCAAGAGCCGCACGCTGGCTGCCAAGCTGTGCGAGACCGGCAAGGTGAAGCTGGGCGGCAAGCCGGTCGGCAAGGCGAACCAGCCCTTGCGTGTGGGCGATGTGCTGACCTTTCCGCTGGGTCCGCATGTGCGGGTGATCGAGGTGGCGGCGCTGGGCACCAGGCGCGGCCCGGCCACCGAGGCGCGCACGCTCTATGCCGATCTCGCCCCGCCGGAAGCGAAGCCGCCAACCCCGCCGGAGGAACAGTCTCCCGCCGCGCGGGAGCGTGGGGCGGGCCGACCGACCAAGGCTGACCGCCGCGCCACCGACCGGCTCATCGATCCGTTCGAGTAG